ctcgaaggagaagtagGATCTCAACAAGAAGGAAGCTAGTAGGGGGTGATAATATGGGAGGAAAGCTAAATAAAGctagggttatatatatatatatatatatatatataaaatttagaaaccgaataaaatttagaaacggGGTTTTAATCGGTTTCTAAATTAAAACCCGAAATTAAAttcgtttttaattttttttttgtaataatcaatttttgaattatttttataatatttataaattagaaaCCAATTAagaaattcttttattatatatatatatatattcatatttatatactagaaaatataaataaaaaatcatttgtaCTCaatctatttataaaatttggcatattataaatatttataaatcacAATCCTAttgatttaacaaaatatatatttgaaatatgtataaatttaagctatttcataaatatttgaaataattataaaataaattatattttacagATATATCtataatctaaaatattttttgaaatattaaataatgattacaaatatgtattaattatttttaaaaatgaattatatcttaaaataaattcaaatttttatttttaaaatttgaaatcataatatacatatatatatatatatatatataatttttaacaatttatattatatgtatatatttaagtagtttatgagttttttaagtaattctaaaatatataaaaaaaaattggttagaaaaatataaaattagaaacggattttgaatatatttaatatttagaaaCAGATTCAAAGATCCATTTGAAAATTAGAAACGAATTTTGATTCAGTTTCTAATTTCAAAAAGAGAACcaaaatccgtttctaaattaagtatattatattaaaaataatttaagttcatttttaattaaaatatattgaattATAAAGAATCATATagttatgaattttaaaactaatataaatattaaaagcggatttaaatctttttagttataatatatatgaattacatataaagaatatatatatatatattaaaaaaatagaataagttaattaatatatattaaatttattttaatattaataaatcataatcccatggatatatacataaaataatttttaaaataaattatatatatatatataagtaatttataagtttttaaaacttACGAGTTTGTTTCTAATCCGATTCTAAATTAGAATtagaaacaaacttataatcCATTTTTAAATTGGAAACTAATTATATTAGAAACagaattgtattttatttctaatcTATTACAATTAGAAACGAAAAATATTCCGTTTGTAATACACGAGTTTCTTGTAGTGAGatgataacaaaataataaaatgtgatTGTAATAATCGAAAACTTGTCCATCCACAAGAATGAATTTCCCTGCTTGTACATTATACAGATCAgacactaaaaaaaacatactttTATAATTGGGCAATTACTATTTCATTTCCTTCAAAATTGAAAGGTCAACTGTGATATATCAGCATTATAACAAAGAAGTTTTGACATGATTCCAATAGCTTCGACATCTTCTttctcagaatttttttttttaaaaggcaTAACATGGTTGGTGTATTGTATGACCGGCAGTATTATGACAAAGTGCATTATTTTTCAAGGTATAGTAATGAAGGGATTCAAAGCAAAACATCAATGTGTTTTCTTACTCCTGATTCTTTGCTCTTGTAAAGATGGATAGGCTTTCTGATATTGCAAGATAGACCATACGAGATACCTGAGAGAGAACTCAGGCCACAGAGCAATCGGATTCTGCAAATGGCTAAATGAAGTCTGCCATAGAAGAAAATTACTCAAACGAGTCTCTCCTGATGTCCTAACGACGATATCAGGTTCCGGGAAAGAAGCACTGTAAAAGTGCTGTTCCAAATCGGCCACTGAAAGCAAACCTTCTGAAGAATTAATGCGTCCATTAGAATACCCTACAGCCATACTGTTATTCTTCTCAGCACAAGATTCTTGGACAGCATGCAAGATTTCATTAGTGGAAGTGTAGGCAACACAAACTGAGAGCACAGGGCCTGTATTTTCAGCGGTTACCGCCATTGCCTTCTTAGCTGCCAGCCTCACAGGTTCGGTCAATAGATTTAAGTCACCCCAAAAATTAACTCTGATACCATACTCCTTGACGACACTGGTTTCTTCTAACATCTCATCAATCTTCTCTGTCAAAAGATTCATTAAGGACTGGACTTCCTCTGGTTTTCGTTTGAAGTTGTCAATACTGAAGGCGTAAACAGTCACATACTTCACACCCAATTCATAGCAGTATTGAAGGGTGGATATGAGAGCAGAGAAGCCAACATTGTGTCCACTACCTTGTTTGACATTATGTTTCTTTGAATATCGACGATTTCCATCCATAATGAAAGCAATGTGTGCAGGCATAGGACCAAAGGAGAGCACACTGAACAGAAACATCCGCAAAGAAAACCATATCCTCCCAAAAATACTGGACCTCGAATTGGAATTGTTCTCTCTCTTATACTTCATTTTGATGTCCTGTGAAATTCATGGAGTAACAAAATTTgataaaacaaattcaaatagtgtgacatttttatgtgattagcACCACAACACAGTCAGATAGTCAGCAAGATATTCTTAATTTTCGTCTTCACACAGAGACGGATAAGAATCGAAATTGTTCTCAACCATATAGAGTGACAAATGGTGATCTAATACAAGATTCAATAGCCTCAAACTTCAATGTGATAGGCATAATCAAGCAATCAGATAATTCACAAGTTCTTAACTTGTTATACATCTACAAGAGCAATGACAAAACCCCACTAATTCCATAACTTTAAAACCATGGGATTGCCTTATATAAGCATTAAAGACACAAAAAAATAGCTTTAAACTTCTATTCAGTTGGAATCACAGAGAAAGCAGGAATTTTGCAAGTTCCTAAGCTTTTTATAGATCATAAACAAGAGGGATTAACAAGAACAAAATGATTCTATAATCATGTAAATCAAGGATTACAGTCAATGTAGAAACGATCAAATTAACTACGAAcaatcaagtaaaaattaaCCAAAGTAACTGATAAACAATCACAGTAACTGAGaaacatcaaaaaaaaaaagaagaaagagaaactAGGGCACAAACCATGCAATCCTGGAAGATCTGGGAGGCTTCGTCGATGGCCACCGGCGTAGTGGACTCCGGTGCCGATGAGGTTGACCCTAGCACCCGCTTGGAGTGAATCGTCGATGACGAAGACGGAGGTTGTTCACTGAATTTGGGGTTTGACCTtgggcttcgatttgagccctAAAAGAGAGACTTTTGACACCGGAGAGATCTTGCTCCGGCGGCGCTCGTTGGCACGTGATGAAAACACGTGGCCtataaaagagattttttatatatataaagtaataaaACCACGCTTTacattatttgtaaaatatggaaaaatgcgCATTTATTTGATCTAGAAAGActagaattttgaaaaataaataaaaataaaaataaatgggaaaCAACCCTCATCTCTCAACATTCTGTGGTCTAAAATTATCGGAAATTTCGATGGCtttgaaaaattaaacaaaaaaacccgTTTTTTACTTCAATggctcttatatatatatatatatatatattatatatttgaacataAACAACCTcggcaataaaaaaacatacaagcaGAGGGGGGCGAAttacaagttttaaaataattaattaacaaaaattttaaataaaaaattttaaataataaaatacatttaattttttttaaaacaataagtaaaatttaagagaaataattaaaattaattaatttatcaaaataaatatttttatcaaaatttggtttttttttttttttaattctgacTTGGGGTTATTTAAGATAACTAGAGGTCTTTAACATACTTTTATAATAAgttctctaatttatttaataaaaaataaatttatttagattttattttaataaatatttatttgagatatttatttatcttttcacATACTACTAAACTCATGATAaaaggaaatatttaaaatttttgaataaaactcaacaaagtaaaaatccaaaaaaaaattgtaacaatataaaaactacaaaaactcttatttataattttaaaaaatatattatattaattttggataaACAAACGCATGAAAAAGCTAGGATtataatagaattttgaaaagttagttagagaagatatggtacattaaatattttatttaataataatattttactgtattattttaaaatttaaaaatttgattaaatattaaattaaaatatattttattatgataattatcggtagtctttcaaaattttgaatttttaaaataattattaaaaaaaatctaatgattAGGATTTAAAAGAAAGGCCTAAAGTAATTGCTTCGATGTTGTTCtgatttataattgtaaaatatagataatatttttaaattaaaaaattctcatttattttaaatttaaaactctCATTTGCTGAacatatgtaatttaataatttatctgaatttatttaattttgttaattaacttttatgaattatttacaattaagatcttattaattacaaaataaactgatattaaatatttttgaaagataataactttcatttaaatttatatctaaattaataataatttaaaaaaatttatttattactaaattaaAGCTTTGATATTTCTGAAATCcctaaatcaatcaaaatttttaaaaatagcaaactcaacaaaaaacatctaataaatgagaaatacaacagataaattaattaaactaatcaattgcaaaaataaaataaaaataaaaataaaaaataatgagaatataaaaatatataaagataaaaaaaaataaattaaaagttaaacaaatatattaaaaaaaataatgaaagggCGGGGTGGAAGGGGGAGGGCCATAGGGGGAGCATCGGGAGGGAAAGAGCAAGCGGGGTCAACAGACCCTGCCGGCGACAGGGGGGCGGTCGCCATCGTGCCCCCTGTCGCTCCATCCCTGCATATAAGTACTAAAGATCATTGTTCTCCATTGATAAATAGTATTAAACCTTGATATAAATGTGTAAATAGTAAATAgtactaataaataatattacaagaTCAAAGATAAtatgctgttttttttttcaagatttaaactatttaatatttataaaactctttATAGGTAGGAACCAAACATAATATTTGAACTGTGGTATTTTTTACTGAAAAATCCTAATATGAgaatttttggagaaatttatgaaaagaattatatatatagtcgAAAAATTTTTCGAAGATGCCAACTTTCTCGCATGGgatacttaaaattaaaaaaagcacgAAAACACTTGATAAAAACATGCTAATAAATTCCAATGAAAATGAACAAAGATTCTTCAAACAAAGTAATAATCAATACTAGATTAACACAATGTTAGCATTAAATACATTAGAATCagaatattagttttttttaattatgttattaCAAGCATGTTTTTTTAGCATTAAGCAAAGTGTTGCTTTAACTGAACATTAATAAACTAATTGCATCAGCTACAAGTGATAAAACACTGCAATTAAATCACCAAAAGCTCATATCGGCCTTATTAACATTCCACAATGGAAGCAAACATTATTCTCAAGTCTCCATTAATAATGTTGAAGAGAGAAGCAAagatttaaaataactaaataataaaaaaaagcatactAAAGAGTATTTATTCAGACAGGTAagctattatattattattattattatattatattatattatattattattctagGCTCAGTACCACCTAATCgctgataattatatatattatatatgaagGAATACAAACACATAGATGTTGATGCTTGGGTTTACCAACGTTACAAAAACGttcaattttaaacaaaaacaatataaaatataaataaatatacataagcAAACACTAGAAGACACACACCAAAGAAAATTTCTACCGTAACATATTATTCATATTTGAGTTTTGATAAAGTGGAATATTtgagtttgtatatatattccttattttgtaaatatcataaataaaaaaataaataaaataaaggtttCAAGGATGAGACCAAATGGGTTGGGTCCCACCAATCACATGGTATCACGGCGTTTGGGTACAACCATTGAACAACTCATGCTCGTATCCCAACGGGCCAACAACTCCACCACACCAACTTGACCACTTATTCGGGTCCCCACTCTCATcccttctttttatatatatatatatatatatatatatattataaaaaaatcgtTTTGttatacatattaaaaatttatgaaataaaagtTGGAAGATAGTTGCCTCTGTAAAGCGCAGTATAGACTTTCTGTCTACAACCGAAGGTATAGCGCCCAATCCGGAGTAGGCGACATCCATCCCAGGCGTTGATTAGGCTCTCTTAGTTTATGTCTAGAGTAATGGCACAGAGTCCGCGTCATCTACCAATGCTAGTCGTCAATTGTTGGATTCCAATCCAATGATCTTCGCAATAGCCCTCAACTAAATTATATTGTTCAAgctaaataatattattgtgcTTATAATCAGTAGCACAATAAAGTACTTACTTCGTAAGacagtgaaaaatatgatgcacagtattttgattcaatcaTTTAATTGTAATTGTTACAGTAACCCAACCAATCACGGTCATTCAATTCTATTTCTATTAgtacatacaaaaaaaattataaaaataaatagacaaCCCAATCacctattttcatttttgatacATAGTTTGACTATTGTTAATGATATTGTTGCTAGACCAAGTCGTATTTGTGTCTCCCTGTCTcttactttcatatatatatatatatatatagaggatgtCACAGATTTgtaatctgtgaacgttgatatgggtcgttggatttcaatccaacggctGCACACCGTTTTAGGAACAGTAACACTGTACACTATTTATAATCACagtaaaaagtgggatgcacaGTATTTTAATCTGAACCATCCAATCAATCTCAGCACAGCACAGTAACTCAATCAATCACAGCCGTCCAACATTATTAAAGTTACTGTACATCATATGCGGACGCTCTAcgaacgtccgcagatgatgtttagccatatatatatatatatagagagagagaacccatcatctagagATGTCCTTAGATTTTAAGTCTAGAAACCGCGTTatacagtgtttatataaacaaacaactgTTAAATAATGATCTAACGGATTAAATGTAAAatgtccctagatttcaaatatatgaaattaccTATATgatctttttctatatatatatattttgaaaacccTATTATTGATACACGATACTTAGTTTtgtaaagtatatatatatatatatattaaactgttataaacaaatattttaatggatgcctactgtagCAATATCACTGTaggaaaatcactgtagcagacgccttcactgtagcagtcgacggtactgttactattccaccaaccagggtattttggaccgttggatcaaatcgatcctggccgttcattcaacttttgtaaccctataaatacccccattcatttgtaaattggatatagagaagagaaagaaaagagagaaataaagaagagggaagaagaagaagaagaaaagggtttttggtaaatattctgggtctctattcttattactctctatatatttatgatatatattcttaacataaacaaatttttttttggtttttggtgtCATAAaagtatttctttatatattttacataaaaatataaagtaaagaTATATTcgcagaaataaataaaattgatgtgatTGTAACATGCTTTAGATTCTTTTGAATATCAGCAAGTGGCCAAATTTGACAAAAATGGTCATCAACTTTCATTCAAATTACATCACAAACGCGTTAATTCCACATCATTGATGTCATTGATATATCCAAGAATCATGATGACAGCTTAAGAAGCACACCGTCTTTTTTATAGCAGCTAAATTTAtagattagattttttaatcatattagatatttattaatctttcttttttaatgttagTTAGtattacttaatatatatatgagttataTATTACAATACATTCAATAAGTAATACTAATTATTCAAACATGGTTCACAATTGGAACACGTTACATGTTAGGTGCCTTTTGCTTCACTGTTTTCAGCTTTGGAATCCGCCAGCCTGTTCGGACGCTTCTCCACCGTCCGATTCCCAAGATATTAAAGTTTTGGGAGTTTTGCATTTGTGTACTTGTAAAATCAGTTATTTCATATTGTGTGCATTTATTTATGCACATGATTCTCACTTTTATATGaaagttctttattttatttttatgacacTGTAAACTTAACACAAATTTATCCATTGTCTAGTAATTTGTTTGTAAGAAAAAAAGTTGaatataatgttattttttataccTAAAAGTCAAGAGACTAGCTGTAATGCTCCCATTGGGAAATGTtgaacatttaaaaatattaattttaaatcataataatagtaatagatATCTGGTTATATAAGTTTGGACTTGTAATTTGAACTCGATATTATTAGGTACATGAATTagaagttcaattttttttgccaGTGCACATGCCCTAACAatgtttgatgtatttattaaaaagaatttatttttaatttttaacacaGAATGTATGTAAATATTTGTGTAATGTTACAGatttagttataaaaaaaagtcttttatttaattataaagttaataaatattttatgtattaataaaaatgaaaaaatgcctataatttcatgttttttttaaagactgGATTATTGACCACatgtttatcttaaaaaaaaaaaaagactaatgTGAAGCCGTGAATGTACTAcaaatataactaattatttttctctaactttttGAATATTAAAcagtgaataaaaaaatgatttttttagtaGTCCAATTAAAATGCTAAGACGTGCAAAGGTGATTGTCAAGACTTGACAGCACTTCAACAAATGAAGCAatccatgcaaaaaaaaaaaatcaaaaattaaaccCGTTTAACATGCACAAACATACAAAACAATgagtcaaaattaaaaaaaagtcaatttttatttttatttttattttaaaatttattcaatcaCAATAAACTAACCGAGAAAGAACGGCCGCGTAGCTCGGATTCTTCTCAATGTATTCACactaaacaatacaaaaaaattaaaaaataaaaataaaaataaaagaaaaacatgcatTCTTTGATGCACGTCCTTGaagttaaatatatttatatcaagtAAGGCCAAAAAagaatgatttttattagtttttagtttttgattttgtttttctttttaataacaatttgaAGAAAACCAGGTGTTATTCTTTGACAGGCCATA
The DNA window shown above is from Dioscorea cayenensis subsp. rotundata cultivar TDr96_F1 chromosome 12, TDr96_F1_v2_PseudoChromosome.rev07_lg8_w22 25.fasta, whole genome shotgun sequence and carries:
- the LOC120273093 gene encoding dehydrodolichyl diphosphate synthase CPT3-like codes for the protein MDIKMKYKRENNSNSRSSIFGRIWFSLRMFLFSVLSFGPMPAHIAFIMDGNRRYSKKHNVKQGSGHNVGFSALISTLQYCYELGVKYVTVYAFSIDNFKRKPEEVQSLMNLLTEKIDEMLEETSVVKEYGIRVNFWGDLNLLTEPVRLAAKKAMAVTAENTGPVLSVCVAYTSTNEILHAVQESCAEKNNSMAVGYSNGRINSSEGLLSVADLEQHFYSASFPEPDIVVRTSGETRLSNFLLWQTSFSHLQNPIALWPEFSLRYLVWSILQYQKAYPSLQEQRIRSKKTH